From Myxocyprinus asiaticus isolate MX2 ecotype Aquarium Trade chromosome 10, UBuf_Myxa_2, whole genome shotgun sequence, the proteins below share one genomic window:
- the LOC127446978 gene encoding neuroligin-4, X-linked-like, with protein MYGLMLSLRMIPQIVTLILGVTLVSCQQAQYTTVTTNYGKLRGLRVALPSEILSPVEQYLGVPYAMPPTGERRFQAPETPSSWPGIKNATQFAPVCPQYLEDRLLLTDMLPVWFTANLDTVAMYVHDQSEDCLYLNIYVPTEEDSHADTGLKPVMVYIHGGSYIEGTGNMIDGSILASYGNVIVVTVNYRLGVLGFLSTGDQAAKGNYGLLDQIQALRWVKENIQSFNGDPQRVTIFGSGAGASCVSLLTLSHYSEDLFQKAIIQSGTALSSWAVNYQPVKYTRMLAEKVGCNEDDTVELVECLQNKNYKELIEQNITPAKYHIAFGPVIDGDVIPDDPQILMEQGEFLNYDIMLGVNQGEGYKFVDGILDSEDRLTSSDFEFAVSEFVDHLYGYPEGKDTLRETIKFMYTDWADRENPEIRRKTLVALFTDHQWVAPAVATADLHAQYGSPTYFYAFYHHCQSEMKPAWADSAHGDELPYVFGIPMIGPTDLFNCNFSKNDIMLSAVVMTYWTNFAKTGDPNQPVPQDTKFIHTKPNRFEEVAWSKYNPKDQLYLHIGLKPRVRDHYRATKIAFWLELVPHLHNINELFQYVSTTTKIPPQDTTPFSYTKRLSNKLWPSTTRHPAIPPANTKQMSDQQKTEYGDGTVIIEARDYSTELSVTIAVGASLLFLNILAFAALYYKKDKHRLESSRRLSPPRNLVNDVPRVPSEELMSLQMKQLDHDLDHDCDSLQGHDMIRLTCPPDYALTLRRSPDDIPLMTPNTITMIPSSFGGIQTSYHPFNAFGNSTPSSTGLPHGHSTTRV; from the exons ATGTATGGTCTAATGCTTAGTCTAAGAATGATCCCTCAAATTGTCACTTTGATTTTGGGAGTTACCCTTGTCAGTTGCCAACAAGCACAATACACCACCGTCACCACTAACTATGGGAAACTGCGTGGATTGAGGGTGGCATTGCCTAGTGAGATCTTGAGCCCCGTGGAGCAATATCTGGGCGTACCTTATGCTATGCCCCCTACTGGAGAGCGGAGGTTTCAGGCGCCTGAGACGCCCTCGTCCTGGCCTGGCATCAAGAATGCGACCCAGTTTGCACCCGTGTGTCCACAGTATCTGGAGGACAGACTTCTGCTCACCGACATGCTGCCAGTCTGGTTCACTGCCAATCTGGACACAGTGGCCATGTATGTGCATGACCAGAGTGAAGACTGTCTGTACCTCAATATTTATGTGCCAACAGAGGAAG atTCACATGCCGACACTGGATTAAAGCCAGTCATGGTTTACATTCACGGCGGGTCATACATCGAGGGCACCGGTAACATGATTGATGGCAGTATTCTAGCCAGCTACGGCAATGTCATCGTCGTCACAGTCAACTACAGGTTAGGAGTTTTAG gGTTCCTCAGTACGGGTGACCAAGCTGCAAAAGGGAATTACGGTCTTCTGGATCAGATCCAGGCTCTCCGATGGGTCAAAGAGAACATTCAGTCATTCAATGGAGATCCACAGAGAGTGACTATATTTGGTTCTGGAGCAGGAGCTTCCTGTGTCAGtttactcactctctcacactatTCTGAAG ACCTGTTTCAGAAAGCGATCATTCAGAGCGGGACAGCTCTTTCCAGCTGGGCAGTCAACTACCAGCCCGTCAAATACACCCGCATGCTCGCCGAGAAGGTGGGCTGCAATGAAGATGACACGGTTGAGTTGGTGGAGTGCCTCCAGAACAAGAACTACAAAGAGCTCATCGAGCAGAATATCACCCCCGCCAAATACCACATCGCCTTTGGCCCTGTGATCGATGGAGATGTCATTCCAGATGACCCTCAGATCCTCATGGAACAAGGAGAGTTCCTCAACTATGACATCATGCTGGGTGTGAATCAGGGCGAGGGGTACAAGTTTGTGGACGGGATCTTAGACAGTGAGGATAGATTAACTAGCAGCGACTTTGAGTTCGCAGTATCAGAATTTGTCGATCACCTGTACGGTTATCCAGAAGGAAAGGACACGCTGCGAGAAACCATAAAGTTCATGTACACGGACTGGGCAGACAGGGAGAATCCTGAGATACGGCGGAAAACGCTGGTTGCACTTTTTACAGATCACCAGTGGGTGGCGCCGGCCGTGGCTACGGCAGACCTGCACGCACAGTATGGATCGCCAACATACTTTTACGCATTTTATCATCATTGCCAGAGTGAGATGAAGCCCGCCTGGGCCGACTCGGCACATGGAGATGAACTTCCATATGTTTTTGGAATTCCGATGATTGGTCCCACGGATCTCTTCAACTGTAATTTTTCCAAGAATGATATTATGTTGAGTGCGGTGGTCATGACTTACTGGACTAACTTTGCCAAAACTGG aGACCCAAATCAGCCAGTTCCCCAAGATACAAAATTCATCCATACTAAACCAAATCGCTTTGAGGAGGTGGCCTGGTCTAAATACAACCCTAAAGACCAGCTCTACCTGCACATCGGCCTGAAGCCTCGTGTTCGCGACCACTACAGAGCCACCAAGATTGCTTTCTGGTTGGAGCTCGTGCCACACTTACACAACATCAATGAACTCTTCCAGTATGTTTCAACAACAACCAAAATTCCACCGCAGGACACGACGCCGTTCTCATACACCAAGCGTTTGTCCAACAAACTCTGGCCTTCCACCACGCGCCATCCGGCCATTCCGCCAGCCAACACCAAACAGATGTCAGACCAGCAGAAGACCGAGTACGGTGATGGGACTGTTATCATCGAGGCGAGAGATTACTCGACCGAGTTGAGTGTCACGATTGCCGTTGGCGCCTCTCTGCTCTTCTTGAACATCCTGGCATTCGCCGCACTCTACTACAAGAAAGACAAACACCGCTTGGAGTCCAGTCGGCGACTGAGTCCTCCAAGAAACCTTGTTAATGACGTTCCTCGTGTCCCAAGCGAGGAACTGATGTCCCTACAGATGAAACAGCTCGACCACGATCTCGACCATGATTGCGATTCGCTGCAAGGCCATGACATGATTCGCCTAACCTGTCCTCCTGATTACGCGCTTACATTGCGACGTTCACCTGACGATATCCCGCTCATGACGCCGAACACCATCACTATGATTCCAAGTTCTTTTGGTGGCATTCAAACATCGTATCACCCCTTTAACGCATTCGGTAACAGCACCCCGAGTAGCACGGGCCTCCCGCACGGACACTCTACGACGCGAGTATAA